Genomic window (Culex pipiens pallens isolate TS chromosome 3, TS_CPP_V2, whole genome shotgun sequence):
tttgtatatcttttataaattttattttttttagacatttcccaccattgaatttttattttgatataatttgtacgcatttccatgtattttatggttgatgattctgaaaaaataatggttcatttaaattgtatccatcgtaattgttgtgtaaaattaaacccatacttatttagattaaccaacattttgttaaatttgcccgtgcaagtattgtcgtgtaagagttggcccgcctcttccttccactgcccctctctttccttcaaacattatcataaagtcccctcgcatcagaggtccccattgcgaatgtcctcgtcttgctcttcatagtttatcacctgcaaagaaatcatcaacaaacttacTAACCAATTCCACCTTCACAGTTGCAGCAGTGTGCACTTCGATTTGCCGATTCAActtagccaaatagtgtgattttcacctttcacatcctcttacttcacaattaacaacacaaactcaacaaatcgaccgctctcgtttgaatcctgacttcaaatgacagacgtaaacaaacccaagttcatcttttaaatattcaaccaattgttaattatattcaaccaacaaaatttttgattttcctaaaaccaaagctaacagtcgagcacgttcattcgagttcgggaaatctgttagctttttgcctctagcattttcaacaaacaggttattaaattattactgaattttagttattttaacggaatattggcagtaacaagtacgtttttgttaaaatttacgaaagtaaaatcaacaattttaattgttgaaatttctgggcacagtctctccgtgcatgtaaaataaaaaaaagcattttttttttcaatgttttatcaTTCCCTTTTTGGCCACcaccttggatttaaaaattctaaatcacattAGAGTAGTTTGATGGTCATAcgaaagctcaacaatcaaaaataagacaatgaaaaaaaaatgtttttttcgtgattcgattatccgaagttttgattatccgaagtgaaattttgccaaagccttcggataatcgagtttggactgtaattcaaacgaaaaatattgatacggcaatttttgatttggttgaacactagggtggttcacgattagggtgattttgaaaatctaacttttcaggaatatttttgggatatgTTTgtcttttaaagttttgtgggGCTTGGCAATCCAAGAAAATTTGtcgaaaacatcaaaattttatctcgtaaacTACGCCTTttacgatcaaatttttagaaagcatctgagcaaatcttcagtttaagttttagagaaaagtgagatataattcatttgaaaatgtctaattttcaaaggcaaagtatatgggaccaccctaacgaaattcgaaaattgtccaactatatgttttttCTATCTCTGAATCTGCCTTCAGAACTgagacaaaatgtcaaaatataattttttttgtcatatttaaggtttttatgataattttacataaaaaaaataaaggtcgAAAATGGGTCAAAAGcgtattttaaaactaaaagtgaaaaaaataataatattgggGGCATAAaagtgttagtttttttttaaccaaggTCCTTGAACAATGCCCTATTAAAAGCAACCAAATGAAAGTATTTTGCTCTCataggtgagcaattctctcctaAAAccggaaatgtttttttttgtattttttgatttggctaaaactttgtgggagccatcggcaaatttttttccgtgtacctattttttctcaatagtcctcaacaatacaaaCTTTGCagtagaaattttttttatctttatttttgtttaatattaaaaaaaaaaataatcttttggaGCCACTGCACAAGATGATGCAATATTTTTTGCCTGAGTTTTGATTTATTCGCTTCGCATGGAGACGGTTATTTCAGCGGATTGCAgcctggatttcgccatgtgtaCGTGATGATTTCTCTAGCTCAGGCTGCTTaggaaatgatttttggaaataaaaccAACTCCACCAGAACAGATATTGAACACCATAACAGCTATCCATTACAGGCCGCTCCCACCGCTTATAAGGGACAAAGATAGGGATTCGGATGACGGGAAGTGTTTatatttcacttttttaaggggataaggggaAATctccaagtaagtttcgcttggagtggGGCGGTTTTTATAGGTAatagttttattctcaaggtAAATTCATAAATTGGAAAAGCAACATTTgatcaaattgttgaaaatatcaacaacagtaaatattaaaaaataaatcaaaatcctttATTCTAGAAATTTGTGCTGAAAACGTGTTTAAATAATTTCGAtagtttaagcaaaaaaaacagcaaaacaaatatttttatcaagcaaTCTAAATACCTTAAAAGGCTCCAATATTCTCTTCAAATCGCTACAATTTTGTGAGTCGACTTCTTTTCGTCGATTAGTGTTGCTTATGCTGGCTACAAATCAGAGTGCTTTATCACTGATAGCCccatcactcactcactcaactCATCCGACCAATTTCTTGATTAACAAGCCGTAAATGACGCTATAGTCTGGACAGACTAGCTCCAAGCCAAGCCGAGTTCCTTATCAATTCTGTCAAACTGCCTGTCCTCCGtgtacatgtgtgtgtgtgcttgtaTAGTTGGCGCAGATAGCTGCAGCTGTTCGAGGCGGCGACATTGTCGACACGAGACGCTCGTACGGCTCAGTGCAGTGGCAAAGTTCGACCCGGAATGAGGTCGACACTGGTGGTGGCGCTGGTCCTGCTGTGCAGCGGAGTCCTGGCCGTCAAGCGGGAGGGACTCTTCGCGCTGACGGTGATCCATCTGAACGACTTTCACGCCCGGTTCGAGGAAACGAACGTCCTGTCGACGAGGTGTAACCCGGCGGAGGGGGAACGGTGTATTGGCGGTTACGCTAGGGTGGTGGGAGCGGTGCGGGATCTTCAGGAGCGGTACAAGGAGCTGAATCCGGTTTACTTGAATGCTGGAGATAATTTTCAGGGGACGTTTTGGTACACGCTGCTGCGATGGAACGTGACGAGCTATTTTATGAATCTGCTTCCGGCTGATGCGGTTACGCTGGGGAATCACGAGTTTGACCATGGGATTGATGGAGTGGTGCCGTTTTTGGAGGCGCTCAAGTCGCCGGTGGTGGTGGCGAACATTGACGACAGTGAGGAACCGAAGATGCAGGGAAAGTATCGGAAGTCGGTGGTGATCGAGCGTGGAGGTAGGAAGATCGGTATTATTGGAGTGATTCACCATTTGACGAATACGCTGAGTATGACGGAAAAGCTGAAGTTTTTGGACGAGATTGCGATTATTAACGCCGAAGCGGCTCGATTGAAGGCAAATGGAGTGACGATTGTGGTGGTGCTGTCGCACTGTGGAATTACAATTGATCGAAAAATTGCAGCTGGATGTGACGAGGTAGATTTGGTAGTTGGAGGTCATTCGCACACGTTTCTTTACAACGGATCAACTAGCGGGCTACCTGACGTTGCTGAGGATAGCTACCCGGTGGTTGTGGAGCGGGCTGGTGGACGCAAGGGTTTGGTGGTACAGGCATCGTGTTTTACGAAGTTTGTTGGACGTATTACGCTGTACTTTGACGATGCTGGAACTCTGGTGGAGTGGGAAGGAAATCCGGTGTACCTGGATGAATCAGTCCCGAAGGATGAGCAGATCATGCGTGAGTTGATTCCATGGAGAGAAGAGGTCGATGTTCTGGCAAATCGCCACGTAGGATCTTCGCGAGTGATTCTGTCGAAAGCAGAGTGTCGTACCGGAGAGTGTAACTTTGGCAATTTCGTAGCGGATGCCTTCGTAGATTACTACGCTAGTCGAGCTGAGAGTCCAGACGAGTGGACCTATGTATCGATCGGTATCACGAACGACGGAGGAATGCGGACCTCGCTGAAAAGTGGTAGCTTAACCTACGATGATTTGGTTACAGCGGTACCTTACGAGAATACGGTCGACACCTTCGATCTCAAAGGCCAATATCTGCTGGAAGCCTTAGAGTACAGTGCCAGTCGGTTCAAA
Coding sequences:
- the LOC120425775 gene encoding apyrase-like — its product is MRSTLVVALVLLCSGVLAVKREGLFALTVIHLNDFHARFEETNVLSTRCNPAEGERCIGGYARVVGAVRDLQERYKELNPVYLNAGDNFQGTFWYTLLRWNVTSYFMNLLPADAVTLGNHEFDHGIDGVVPFLEALKSPVVVANIDDSEEPKMQGKYRKSVVIERGGRKIGIIGVIHHLTNTLSMTEKLKFLDEIAIINAEAARLKANGVTIVVVLSHCGITIDRKIAAGCDEVDLVVGGHSHTFLYNGSTSGLPDVAEDSYPVVVERAGGRKGLVVQASCFTKFVGRITLYFDDAGTLVEWEGNPVYLDESVPKDEQIMRELIPWREEVDVLANRHVGSSRVILSKAECRTGECNFGNFVADAFVDYYASRAESPDEWTYVSIGITNDGGMRTSLKSGSLTYDDLVTAVPYENTVDTFDLKGQYLLEALEYSASRFKTADVLQISGIRVVYNTTRPAGQRVVSADVRCRVCKVPRYEPLDPNATYRVAVAAWIGNGGNGYSMFVNNRSNVRVGPLDIVVLEAYVAKMSPVMQGTDGRIRVVT